One part of the Bacteroidia bacterium genome encodes these proteins:
- a CDS encoding NADP-dependent oxidoreductase produces the protein MNTKQFILSSRPKGTPRLDNFKLEEIDLPEIKEDEVLLKSLYYSVDPYMRGRMNDAKSYVPPFLLNQAIEGGVIAKVIESKTNKFIKGDIVAGMLPWREQTITQEKGLQKIDPSIAPISYHLDILGMTGLTAYFGLIHIGKPKAGETVVVSAAAGAVGLVVGQIAKIKGCRVIGIAGSDEKIKLLKEKYGFDEAINYKTVANLSDAIAEAAPKGVDIYFDGVGGKISDAVISNINFNARIPLCGQISLYNTTEIPMGPRLQPMLLTRSVLMQGFIVGNYKNDFPEGIKQLTQWVKENKLKFTETIIKGFDKLPEALLGLFKGENTGKMIVEA, from the coding sequence ATGAACACAAAACAATTTATACTTTCATCAAGACCAAAAGGCACACCAAGGCTTGATAATTTCAAACTCGAAGAAATAGATTTGCCTGAAATAAAGGAGGACGAAGTTTTATTGAAGAGTTTGTATTATTCAGTAGATCCATACATGCGAGGCAGGATGAACGATGCAAAATCGTATGTTCCACCGTTTCTGCTCAATCAAGCTATAGAAGGTGGGGTTATTGCAAAAGTTATTGAAAGTAAAACAAATAAATTTATAAAAGGTGATATCGTTGCAGGTATGTTACCTTGGCGCGAGCAAACCATTACACAAGAAAAAGGCTTACAAAAAATTGATCCTTCAATAGCTCCTATAAGTTATCATTTAGATATTTTAGGAATGACGGGCTTAACCGCCTATTTTGGCTTAATACACATAGGTAAACCAAAAGCGGGCGAAACAGTTGTTGTATCGGCAGCGGCTGGTGCAGTAGGTTTAGTAGTGGGACAAATTGCAAAAATAAAAGGTTGTCGTGTAATTGGCATTGCAGGATCTGATGAAAAAATAAAATTACTAAAAGAAAAATATGGTTTTGATGAAGCTATCAATTACAAAACTGTCGCCAACTTATCCGATGCTATTGCAGAAGCCGCTCCTAAAGGGGTTGATATTTATTTTGATGGAGTAGGTGGCAAAATATCCGATGCTGTTATTAGTAATATTAATTTTAATGCTCGTATTCCTTTATGCGGACAAATATCTCTATATAACACTACCGAAATACCAATGGGTCCTCGACTGCAACCTATGCTACTTACCAGAAGTGTATTAATGCAGGGCTTTATTGTTGGTAATTATAAAAATGATTTTCCGGAAGGCATTAAACAATTAACACAATGGGTAAAAGAAAATAAATTGAAATTTACTGAAACAATAATTAAAGGATTTGATAAATTACCGGAAGCCTTATTAGGCTTATTTAAAGGTGAAAATACAGGTAAAATGATTGTTGAAGCCTAA
- a CDS encoding alkene reductase, whose translation MKEYKLFTPFTVGEIKVKNRIVMCPLTRSRAISNIPNELMSEYYEQRSDAGLIITEGTSPSPNGLGYARIPGMFSKEQIAGWKKTTLAVHKKEGKIFVQLMHTGRISHVLNMPKGSTILAPSAIKAAGQMFTDTKQLQDFPVPTEMTIKDITHTKAEYVDSAINAMKASFDGVELHGANGYLLEQFLSPQSNMRKDIYGGTIENRCRFVIEVVAAVAEAIGEGRTGIRLSPFGVTNDMKPYPEIDATYKYLAEQLNKLGIAYIHLVDHSAMGAPTVPMEIKKAVREIFKNTIIQSGNYDKERAEADIESGLADLIAFGRPFICNPDLVERYKHDWPVSKDLRMDLFYTPNKEGYTDYPIYEPLLAPIAK comes from the coding sequence ATGAAAGAATACAAATTATTTACGCCATTTACAGTTGGCGAAATAAAGGTTAAGAACAGGATTGTAATGTGTCCGCTTACCAGAAGCAGAGCTATTAGCAATATCCCAAATGAATTAATGTCCGAATATTATGAGCAACGTTCAGATGCAGGGCTCATTATAACTGAAGGCACCTCACCATCGCCTAACGGGCTCGGCTATGCACGTATACCAGGCATGTTTAGTAAAGAGCAAATTGCAGGATGGAAAAAAACAACTTTGGCAGTGCATAAAAAGGAAGGAAAGATATTTGTTCAACTTATGCATACCGGAAGAATAAGTCACGTCCTTAATATGCCGAAAGGTTCTACTATACTTGCACCATCGGCAATAAAAGCGGCAGGTCAAATGTTTACTGATACAAAGCAACTGCAAGACTTTCCTGTTCCAACAGAAATGACCATTAAGGATATTACTCATACAAAAGCAGAGTATGTAGATTCCGCTATAAATGCAATGAAGGCGAGTTTTGATGGAGTAGAACTACACGGCGCCAATGGCTATCTACTTGAACAATTCCTTTCGCCACAAAGTAATATGCGCAAGGATATTTATGGAGGAACTATTGAAAACCGTTGCAGGTTTGTTATTGAAGTTGTAGCAGCTGTTGCCGAAGCAATTGGAGAAGGAAGAACTGGAATTCGCCTATCGCCCTTCGGAGTGACAAATGATATGAAACCCTATCCTGAAATTGATGCAACTTATAAATACCTTGCCGAGCAGCTTAATAAACTGGGAATAGCCTATATACATCTTGTTGATCATTCAGCAATGGGTGCGCCTACAGTGCCGATGGAAATAAAAAAAGCTGTTAGAGAGATATTTAAAAACACTATTATACAATCCGGTAATTATGATAAGGAAAGAGCAGAAGCCGATATTGAAAGTGGATTAGCTGATCTTATCGCTTTTGGTCGCCCGTTTATTTGTAACCCTGATTTAGTTGAAAGATATAAACATGACTGGCCTGTATCAAAAGATTTACGGATGGATTTATTTTATACCCCTAACAAAGAAGGATATACTGATTATCCAATTTACGAGCCATTACTTGCTCCTATTGCCAAGTGA
- a CDS encoding slipin family protein, whose protein sequence is MKTKSLFSVLIFIVIFGTGLLVSYSYSNASNTIECDIIAVCAFVLALIISSSIRIADPWEKMVVLRLGQFQSLRGPGLFFIIPILDTIPYCIDTRVITTTFTAEKTLTKDTVPVDVDAVLFWKVLDPKKAALEVANYISAISWASQTALRDVIGKTMLSEMLEGRDKISSVLQKIIDDRTEPWGIKVNSVEIKDVLIPPSLEDAMSMQAQAERERQARVILGDSERQVAEKFAEAALTYANNPVALHLRAMNMLYEGLKENSTIVIVPSSAVDTMQLGSMAGLTALTMGIGQEKINKESDKTKADNV, encoded by the coding sequence ATGAAAACTAAAAGTTTATTTTCCGTACTCATATTTATAGTGATTTTTGGCACTGGTTTGTTAGTGTCTTATTCCTATAGTAACGCTTCAAATACTATAGAATGTGATATTATTGCAGTTTGCGCTTTTGTGCTTGCACTGATAATTTCATCCTCCATCCGAATTGCTGACCCATGGGAAAAAATGGTAGTGTTGCGCCTCGGTCAATTTCAATCACTCAGAGGTCCCGGATTATTTTTTATCATTCCTATCCTTGATACTATTCCTTATTGTATTGATACACGTGTTATCACCACTACATTTACTGCGGAAAAAACCCTGACAAAAGATACCGTGCCGGTAGATGTTGATGCTGTATTGTTTTGGAAAGTATTAGATCCCAAAAAAGCGGCTCTTGAAGTGGCAAACTATATTAGCGCGATTAGCTGGGCATCTCAAACTGCATTACGTGATGTTATTGGAAAAACGATGCTGTCTGAAATGCTTGAAGGTAGAGATAAAATTAGCAGTGTACTGCAAAAAATTATTGATGATCGCACGGAACCTTGGGGTATTAAAGTTAATTCTGTTGAAATAAAAGATGTTTTAATTCCGCCTTCATTGGAAGATGCAATGTCTATGCAAGCTCAGGCAGAGCGTGAACGACAAGCACGTGTAATCTTAGGCGATTCAGAAAGACAAGTTGCGGAGAAGTTTGCGGAGGCAGCTTTAACCTATGCAAATAATCCGGTAGCCCTCCATTTACGGGCGATGAATATGCTCTATGAAGGACTAAAAGAAAATTCAACTATTGTAATTGTTCCAAGCTCAGCAGTGGATACGATGCAACTGGGCAGCATGGCAGGATTAACAGCGTTGACCATGGGAATTGGGCAGGAAAAAATAAATAAAGAAAGTGATAAAACAAAGGCAGATAATGTCTAA
- a CDS encoding TetR family transcriptional regulator, whose product MKEVPLKKEALLEVAEVLFAEKGFEGTSVRDIALKANVNVAMISYYFGSKEKMLEALIEYRSVEGFKKLEELNANQQLDPKSKIERVVDLYVDKILSNQPIHNIMSRQLSLLKDGNVRDKIIAFKMKNVEEIRKIILDGQKKKVFRNIDVEMTISTLVGAISQITMSKPFYCSLANIDFSDDASYTKKIKPRLKKHLKSILLAHLDIKSK is encoded by the coding sequence ATGAAAGAAGTGCCCCTCAAAAAAGAAGCATTGTTAGAAGTTGCCGAAGTTCTTTTCGCCGAAAAAGGCTTCGAAGGAACTTCCGTGCGCGACATTGCTCTAAAGGCAAACGTAAACGTAGCGATGATTTCTTATTATTTCGGCTCAAAGGAAAAAATGTTGGAAGCCTTGATTGAATATAGAAGTGTGGAGGGATTCAAAAAATTAGAAGAATTAAATGCCAACCAACAATTGGATCCAAAAAGCAAGATAGAGCGTGTGGTGGATTTATATGTAGATAAAATTTTATCCAATCAGCCTATCCATAATATTATGTCGCGCCAACTTTCTTTATTAAAAGATGGAAATGTTCGAGATAAAATAATTGCTTTTAAAATGAAAAATGTGGAGGAAATCCGAAAAATTATTTTAGACGGACAAAAGAAAAAAGTATTTCGAAACATAGATGTGGAAATGACGATTAGCACACTTGTTGGAGCTATTTCGCAAATTACAATGTCCAAGCCCTTTTATTGTAGCCTTGCTAACATTGATTTTTCGGATGATGCGAGCTACACTAAAAAAATAAAACCACGATTAAAAAAACATTTAAAATCTATTCTGTTAGCGCATTTAGATATAAAAAGCAAGTAA